From one Simplicispira suum genomic stretch:
- a CDS encoding LysR family transcriptional regulator ArgP — translation MSTFDPIALECLAAIVEEGGFERAAQRLNVTQSAVSQRLRALEAQVGSVLIVRSRPLRPTSSGQLLLKHTKQMRLLRADLERDLQELAPSAQGGGREEERIAIAVNADSIATWALDALGPLARQRLPLEIIADDQDFTQEWLRSGQVLGCVTTLKQALRGCRMVPLGSMRYVAVAEAEFAARCLPRGLTQHSFREVSFVSFNRKDDMAVEFVARAFGLKRVSLHQLFVPSTEGQLRAVQAGWAVAILPEILVRDALAEGQLVDLAPGQTLSIALYWHCWNLESAVLETLTQALISGAAAALT, via the coding sequence ATGAGCACTTTCGATCCGATTGCACTTGAATGCCTGGCGGCCATCGTCGAAGAGGGCGGTTTTGAACGTGCGGCGCAGCGCCTCAACGTCACACAATCGGCCGTCTCGCAGCGCCTTCGGGCGCTGGAAGCCCAAGTGGGATCGGTGCTGATCGTGCGCAGTCGCCCGTTGCGGCCCACCAGTTCGGGGCAGTTGCTGCTCAAGCACACCAAGCAAATGCGGCTGCTGCGCGCCGACCTCGAGCGCGACCTGCAAGAGCTGGCGCCCAGCGCCCAGGGCGGAGGGCGTGAGGAAGAGCGCATTGCCATCGCCGTTAACGCCGACAGCATCGCCACCTGGGCGCTGGACGCGCTGGGGCCCTTGGCACGCCAACGCCTGCCGCTGGAAATCATTGCCGACGACCAGGATTTCACGCAGGAGTGGCTGCGTTCGGGCCAGGTGCTGGGCTGCGTCACCACCCTCAAACAAGCCTTGCGCGGCTGCCGCATGGTGCCGCTGGGCTCCATGCGCTACGTGGCCGTGGCCGAGGCCGAGTTTGCCGCACGCTGCCTGCCGCGCGGGCTCACGCAGCACAGTTTTCGCGAAGTCTCTTTCGTCTCCTTCAATCGCAAGGACGACATGGCGGTGGAGTTTGTCGCGCGCGCCTTCGGGCTCAAGCGGGTCTCGCTGCACCAGTTGTTCGTGCCCAGCACCGAGGGCCAACTGCGTGCTGTGCAGGCAGGCTGGGCGGTGGCCATCCTGCCCGAAATATTGGTGCGCGACGCGCTGGCCGAAGGGCAGCTGGTGGATCTGGCGCCCGGCCAGACGCTGTCCATCGCGCTCTACTGGCACTGCTGGAACCTGGAGTCTGCAGTGCTGGAAACCTTGACGCAGGCCCTGATCAGCGGAGCGGCAGCGGCGTTGACCTGA
- a CDS encoding universal stress protein, which yields MNILLAVDGSAYTKKMLAYLAAHDELLGNKHEYSVITVQAELPARARAALGKEVVDKYYADQAEKVLAPVSKFLERKGLAIKRIVKIGPAGANIGKVADAGKYDLLVMGSHGHGALATLVMGSVTTQVLANSRVPVLIVR from the coding sequence ATGAACATTCTTCTTGCTGTCGACGGCAGCGCCTATACGAAAAAAATGCTGGCCTACCTTGCGGCCCACGACGAACTGCTGGGCAACAAGCACGAGTACAGCGTGATCACGGTGCAGGCCGAGCTGCCGGCCAGGGCGCGCGCGGCGCTGGGCAAGGAAGTCGTCGACAAGTACTACGCAGACCAGGCAGAAAAGGTGCTGGCTCCGGTTTCAAAGTTTCTTGAACGCAAGGGACTGGCGATCAAGCGCATCGTCAAGATCGGTCCGGCGGGTGCAAACATTGGCAAGGTCGCCGATGCCGGCAAATACGACCTGCTGGTCATGGGCTCGCACGGTCACGGCGCTCTCGCCACGCTGGTGATGGGTTCGGTCACCACGCAGGTACTTGCCAATAGCCGCGTGCCGGTGCTGATCGTGCGCTAG
- a CDS encoding TetR/AcrR family transcriptional regulator: protein MQPAPAKVSFKEQMLQAREHAILRSACDLLGEKSFDAMTMDDVAGKVGIAKASLYKHFGSKEELCSAAMVEVLSAAQTYLTSLEPSLPAVDKLRAVVRWSLQRLLAQEMPLLPSRNSTLRSVLMANKCYADGVIQVSDIIGEWITEAQAEGVIDPDLPPIGVLYTLYARACDPVVSFLKDSALYQDEEIVDLVLRTCFDGLRAR, encoded by the coding sequence ATGCAACCAGCGCCTGCCAAAGTTTCTTTCAAGGAGCAGATGCTCCAGGCCCGCGAACACGCCATCTTGCGATCGGCCTGTGATTTGCTGGGCGAAAAGTCGTTCGACGCCATGACCATGGACGACGTCGCCGGCAAGGTGGGGATCGCCAAAGCCAGCCTGTACAAGCACTTTGGCAGCAAGGAGGAGCTGTGCAGCGCCGCCATGGTGGAAGTGCTGTCCGCCGCACAAACGTATTTGACGTCTTTGGAGCCATCCCTGCCCGCAGTGGACAAGCTGCGCGCCGTGGTGCGCTGGTCGCTGCAGCGCCTTCTGGCGCAGGAAATGCCTTTGCTGCCGAGCCGCAACTCCACGCTGCGCAGCGTGCTGATGGCCAACAAGTGCTACGCCGACGGCGTCATCCAGGTCAGCGACATCATTGGCGAATGGATTACCGAAGCGCAGGCCGAAGGCGTGATCGACCCCGATTTGCCGCCGATCGGGGTGCTCTACACGCTGTATGCCCGTGCCTGCGATCCGGTGGTGAGTTTTCTGAAAGACAGCGCCCTCTACCAGGACGAAGAAATCGTCGATCTGGTGCTGCGCACCTGTTTCGACGGCCTGCGCGCCCGCTGA